A segment of the Balaenoptera musculus isolate JJ_BM4_2016_0621 chromosome 9, mBalMus1.pri.v3, whole genome shotgun sequence genome:
ACCCTGAAGGATTCCTTCGCACCTGCCTCCTTGTTCAGCTTTGGGGGCTGGAGGTGCCAGGATGCCCTCTGCTGCCCGGGAAACCTCTGGCATGCCAAGTCAACTGGCCAAGTCCAGTTGGACTGAGCCGACCATGGGGGACTGGAATGACTGAGCAGCTGTGCAGTTGTCTCCCAGGCTCGGTAGTGAAGAAGCAGGGCTTTCGGGCGGAGTTCAACTCCGGCCAGCACAAGCGCTGGATGGCATCTCCATCCACGCCAGTGCCCCTGTGGGGCTGGGCTTTTGGTTCAAATAAGAGTGTAGGGGGTAAAAGCATGCTTGACACATGAATCTGCTTCTTAACAGCTGTGTTGCCTTCgacaccttttaaaaatattctgtgtctcagtttcctcttctttatcaTCTGGAGATAGTAGATAATAATCTACTTTACTGCGTGGTTTGAGGTTTAGCTAAGTTAATACAGGTGAAAAATGCAGCCTAGAGCCTAACATACAGTAGGCATTCAGGAAATAGCGCTACTAATATTACTACCAGTACTCAcctaaaataaaaccatttttaacCATCACCTGGACTTCTGGTTTTTGCTGTCGACTATGTTTTGGCATCCATTgagcaagcatttttttcttttaatttctagaaCATCTGCCTGATACCCAGCACATAATCTAGGGAAACGGCTTATTTATGTGAATAGTCTCCCTTAATGAGCTATTAGCTCAAGAACACATCCCAAACAGCAGGGTAAATTACCCTGTGTTTGAAAACAGGGCGAGCATTTCGGCAGCAACACTTTTAACTCAGGAGCAGCCAATTAAGGTTAAAAGTACAGCCAGTGATTTTGCTCGGGCTGTTCGCCTTAGGGCCACGGGCTTCACTCTAAGGAAACCCTTTTATCGTGAAGACCGAGCGAATGCACGTGGACTGAGCACACGGCTTGCAAAAATTACCTCTGCCCTGAAAAAGAGGGGTCTTGCTGAGGGGACGCGGCCACAGCGCCGCCCCGCTCTGAGAACCACAGAGTGCCTCTTCTCCAAAGTGGGGACTCAGAGCCGGATCACCCTCTCCTGGGACGGGCAAAGTCGCCCGGGCGCTCGCCTCTTACCACGAACTCCTCCAGGGTCTGGTAGGTCTTGCCCCGGAACTCGCAGTAGTTCTTCCTCTCCTTGCACTGCGGGCAGCACTGGCTCGTGTCGACGTGGATGCAGCGTGGGTGCAGCCGCGGGCACTCGGGCTGCGCGCACAGCGGCCCCTCCTCGGTGCACAGGCATGGGCAGGCCGAGGGGCCCGGCGCGAACTTCTCCCCGATCGCGTACACGAAGCCGCTCTCGTCCACGCAGCCCTTCCCCCGGTAGTCCGGGTACGCGTACTCCTCCGGCAGCTCGGGCGTGGGCTCTGGGTCCGGGCCCGCCGCGTcctgggcggcggcggcggcggccgggggcTCTTCGTGCGGGGTGTCCCCGCGGGGCCGCCCCTGCAGGTCCCCGGCCCCGGCGCCCCCGCCCTGGGCGGCCCAGGCCTGTTTCTGCCTGCTCCACGCCTCCCGGCCGGCCAGCCCGCGGCCGCCCTTGCCCTTCCAGTcccggccgccgccgccctcGTCCCTCGCCGGGCGCCCGAGCTCGCTCACCCGGCCCGGGCCGTCCCGAGACGCGTGCTCGCGCTTCTCCTGGCCCGGCCGCTCGGGCGCCCGGGCCAGCTTCTCCAGCGGGATGCTCGGGCTGCACAGAGCCACCATCAGGCAGCAGGTGAGCAGGAGGGAACCGGACAGCGCGCCAACTGCCATCGCAGTGGAGCTCGGCAACCCCTACCGCGTCCCGGCGGCCGGGCGGGCGGGGAGCGAGGTCGAGGGGCGAGTCGCATTCACAGCCCGGGGGCGCGCCGCCGCCAGTCTGGAGCCGCCGTCCCTGCGGAGAGAAAGCAGCACAGCTGAGCCCCGAGGCCCGCGCGCGCCCGGCCCGGCGGCTCCCGAAATGGACGCGCCGGACCCCGAGGGCAGGGGCGACATGCCCGGCGCCGGGGCGCGGCCCGGGGTCCTACACATCCCAGACTGTGGACACGGACACGGAAGCTAGTCCCAGAAAAGCACCGGCCCGCAGTGTTCCCCGTGCCTTCGTGATTAGCGGGTGGCGGAGCAGCGGCGATGCGGCTAGCAGGGCCCGCGCCCCCTGCAAGGCTCGGATGGAGCCACAGAACTCCGGAGCCCGGCGCGCTCTCCGGGTCCCGGCCACACTTCCCTAAAGGCTACTCAGTGGAGAATTCCGCAGTGGAGCGGTCGCTGACGGCCGTGCAGGAATATAAGAGGGAAACCCTTCCTCGCTTGCCCGAGGGTGTTTGGGGAAGAAGGGCGCGAGGGGGGTAAGAAAGCTCCCAGGACCCGGTGACTCATCCTAACAACTTTGCAAACGCCACCAGTGCGGGGCGCAGACGCCCCTTCCCCGCCCTCCGCCCGAGGCCCGGTTGCCCAGAAGAAGGTCCGTGACTGTCCCCCAGCCCAACCCCCGTTCCCGGTTGCGGGTCGGGGCTTTCGGAGGCTTTGGCTCCTCCACCAGCCACCCGGCAGCCGCTCAGCGACTCGGGGCGCAGACCAGAGACCCCTGCGTGGGCCGCAACGCGCAGTCGCCTAATTTCTTTGACCCAGGAGGGGTCGTGGCGGTGGAGCAGGGGGGCCCGGCAGCACTAGGGTGTGCGGTGGAGGAGGCCGGGGATGGCGGGCGCCGGGCGGGGCGAGCCCCCCTTCACTCTGCCTGTCTCCGAAAACCTCTCTGGTTCCCAAACTTTATGCCGCCCAAAGGGGCCGATGGAACCCTAGACGCCGCAGGATGCTGGCCACCCAGCCTCTCTCCACCAAGCCCTCCAACTCCCCTCGCCCTCCAATTCAGCGCGCCTCCAGGTGGCTTCCTCCCCCTCATCCCCATCCCCCTCAAGCAGGCTCGGGTCGTCCgtgccctctgcccacccccatccccggcCCGGCGGACTTCAGCCCGGGCGATCACCCATATGTACAAACTTGGGCTTGGGTTAGGGGGGCTCCTCCCGAGCAGCAGGGAGGCGGAAGGGCGCCCCGGGCGCGGACACCCAACATGGACCCTCACCCCCCGGGGGCGGGCGCCCCGCCTACGTACATGAGCACAGGGCGCCGGCCGGACGCGGGGCTAACGGCGGGCGCTGGGGCAGCAGCGGCGGGCGCGGCCCCGGGGCGCCGGCGCCCATCCTCCGGCCGGTGGGGGCCCGGCGCGGGGCGCACCACGGAGAGCGCAGCCCCACCTGCGCGCTTCGCCCGGCGCGTGCACCGGCTAGGGCGTCTCCGCTGGCAGGCTCATCGCACCGCCGGCGGCCGGGAGCCGTGGCCCCAACTCGCGTCAGTGCCCGGGCCGCCCTCCGCCTCTCATCCTCAGGTCTGGTCCCCGCGTCTCCGCGACGAATCGTGCCCCGGGGCCGCCCCGGCTCGGCCTCGCTCCTCTCCTCCAGCAGACGCGGGGAGCTCCCCGGACCAGGCAGCCGGAGGCTGGGGTATCCGCGGCGCGTCGGAGGCAGAAGAGACGCCCGGAGCGCGGCGGGCGAGTGGCGCCGAGGCCGGAGTGGGAGCCCGCGCGcccgcctcccgcctcccgcctcccgccCCGCGCGCTCCCCGCCCCTCCTCTGCGGCCCGGGTGCGGGAGGCGTCGCCGCGGCGGCCGGCGCTGCCCAGGGGTTGGAGGGCCTCCCGCCCACCCGCCCCCTTCCAGGCCCGAGACCCACCTGTCAGTTTGCAGCGCAGCCGCCTCCCCACCTCCGCCCCCGGCTGCCATCCTCCGGCCTTGTCACTCACTCTCCGCTGGACCTTTCATCTgggctttttcctttcctttattcctccctttaatttcttccttcctaattgGCCCCCTCTGGCTTTCCTCCCCGTGGACGGCTTGGTCTTGCGACTGTTGAAAAACCAGAACCAAAGTGTGTTCAATTTGGAATTCGAAGGCCGTGTTAGCTTAGCAGCCTgtgggagggttttttttttttttttcctctttacattCAGAAACCCGGAGGTATAGGCGTGTAAGAGTCAGAAACTCATAAAAACCCGTTCAGCGTGCTTTCCGACTCTCTACCCATCTCTCCCCGGTCGATCCCTATGTCCCCCCTTTCCTGCCCACACTCTCCTGTCACCGAATAGAAACATTTCGGGTTAACTTCGGTGGAACGCTAAACTGTCAAGCAGAGGCCTGTGTGATTCAGACTTGTTTTTACTCTTTGATCTTGATCAATGGACATGCTACTTTTCTTggataaaggagaaaaggaaacttcaCATTAACCCCTAAAATGGGATTTTTATTCTAGAGATGTCCATTCCCAAGGCAATGGTTCCTACCCTGTCATCTTAGAATCACTGAAAACGCTCAGATGTATAAACACACAACCTTTCCCCTACAAggtcaggccctgggctggggtgggtgctTTGAGACCAATTCCTGTTCTCTCCCACCTCTTGATAGGGGACAAACCAGATTTAAATGAACTGCAGAAAGGCCCTCTCCCAGCCACAGAAAGACTGGGCGAGAAGAAGCTTCTCCTTAtctaccaaaacaaaaacaaaaaaacaagaaaatgaaaaacagggtTGGGTGGAGGGTTTCAATGTCCAGAAAGTTTTAAGCCCTTCTGCCTTTGCAGTCCCTACCCCCCTTTTCTTCCTGTCACTTCGAGGCAAGCGACGGGTCGCACTTGCCTGTGGGACAGAGCAATCTGGCCCTCCAGTCATTACAtatcatgtttgtttttgttttgacaaGAAGGCCTCTCAGAAGGTTACACTGACATAGCCCCAAGTAGATGTGACGGATCAGAATAAAACGCTAATAGTATGTGCAGAAGATTCTACTTCTGGCTGACAAGTTGGCTGGGGGTCCGATGGAGGGAATCATGAAGTCTCTTCCGATCCCACCTCAATCACGGGGCCCTTGAATCAGAAAACCTCTGTGCCAGCGCGCGTGGGCACAGTGGAGAGCCCTGAGGATGAGACCGTAAGGCCCCCTGGGAAGGGGCCTGACAGAATGAGGGGCTAATCATGCTGCCCAGTGTCCCAACCTCTTCATCTGGGCAGCGACTCTCAGAGACAGTGTGGTAGGTCAGACGAGATGAGGGGAGAAGTAATTTTAGAAGGATTTCTGTCCTTAGTGGCGAACAATGCCCAAGCCGCCTTGATTAGTTGAGAGATTCAAGGAAGCAGCAGGGACTTTGCAGGTATCGAGGGAATCTgatccactccccacccccccacaatccctcgctccctctctctctctctttctttctctttcttctttccttccttccttcctttcttccttccttcctttctttcttttatctacATTCTTCTCAGGCTGCAGAGTAAGAGGTGGCAGCAGAAAGGTCTCTGGTCATGGAGTAAGGtgacatgggtctcactgggctccACTAGGGGCCAGTTTTGTGACCTCGGACAAGTCAACTGCTGTCTCAGTGTccccattttctcatctttaaaaggaagaagaaaaaaatctccgAGTGGGTAGGAACCCCAAAGTGCTCTGGGACTATGGCATGTTTCTGACCCCAGCCCTGTTTTAATCTGCGTTATTAGTCTTAAACCAACCAGCAGAAGCCCTGAGTCTGCGAGTCTGTGCTCAGCCCCAGGCCCATCCTGAGCAGCAGGCAGGGCAGGTGGGTTCCAGGCCAAGTTCAGAGTTGCCTCCTCCTCACCTTTTCAGTGCCCTGAGGCATAACTCATTTACCTTCCTCTTCACCAAGGcttgtttctgtctctgtttcaGGTCTTGTAGCCTCGGACTGTGTCTTAGCTCCATGGAGTCTGCACCCACCTCTGAAACAGCGGCTTATTAGACAAGGGGCTGGAGCTGTGCTTGATTCATCTTCCTGTGCTTACAGCCCAGGAGGCaaatgaggagggagggagagaagataaaaggaaggaagggaggatgggaccagagagggagggagggagagagggaggaaggaagaagagaaggaagggaggatcggacagaggaagggaggatcggacagagggagggaggggaaactgGGAGAACAGTGCTTGTGCCTCACAGAGTCCTGGGCCCATTCATAGCATCTCACTTATTTCACACAGTACACCTGGTCTTGGGGACACCATTATTGTTTGCCATTTTGCCAGTGGGGAACCACACCTCAAGGAAGTTGTGAGTTGGCTGAGGTCCCAGCTCACAGGGCAGGAGCCAGGTGACCCTGGAACCTCAGACTCTAACTCCAGGGCTTCTGGTCCAGTACCACAGCTCCCTGCCTCGGTGGCGCTCTGTCCCTGACTTACTGTACGTGACACGAGGTTCTCCCCAGCTTCCCAATCCAGCTGATCCCACGTGACTTCACATTCTGGGCCCTACTCTCCTGAGAGcacagagaggcagaggggaTGGGAACGACCAGAGCTGTCAGTTCTGGGGACGTCCTTGTGGTCAGATGTTTAGACCAGACCAACCTACCCTGGGGCTCAGTCTCTGTCCTCCGAGGAATCGGGGACGGAGTGATACCTGAAATACTGAGGGAAGGTAACTCCTTGGAGGAAAAAGTCAGACCAGGTGCCCTGGGAAGGGAGGCACATCAGAGGATAAAGTGGGAGGAGATGTCAGGAAACTTGggtctgccccctgcccccgggGGATGAGACAGGGTTGTCTGTGGGAATCGAAGGGGCAGAGGTGGTGTTTGTGGCTTGAGAGTAGAAAAGAGACTGTGGGATAAAATATGGCATGAGGTTaggaggatgaaaaaaaaaaaacagctgtgaAACAGAGGGCCTGGTGGAGACTGGAAAGCAGATGCTAGGGGCCAAGCGCCCTGTGCATTTTCTCCACGAGTGAAGAGCTGCTTGTGGCTGCAGGAAGAACTTCTCCAGGGCTGGCCATGGACGGGGAGGGCGCTGCCAGCGCTGCCAGCCTTacagggaggggatgcagagcgGCTTCTGTGGGAAGGAGAGCCTTCTGGAAACTCCTGTTCCAGGTAAAGACGGGGCAGAAAATGCAAAACCTCGAGCCTCTCACGAAATCCTGCTGTTCCCTGATTGTCTGGGCCCAATGCCTGAGGGTTGCTTTTATTTAGTTCACACCTTTGCAAAGCTGCATTTACCTTGAATTCTGGACTTGgaccagagaaaaggaaaagctgtAAAGTCTTCATCTTTCTGGGTTAGAGGGAATAAAAGCCACTCGCACCTGAAATCAGGGTCAGCAGGATTTTTGTGGTCAGGCAGAAGGCGGACCACTAACTCAATGTAATGAGTGAGAGAAGCCACCTGAGGCGCTCAGGTGGCTTTTTATGGTGTGCACAGAGCAAGCTGGCTACTAAAGCTCGGCTCTGGATTGGGCTACTGGTCAACAGAGGCAACAGCTCCATCCCGATCAGCCTTTGATCCACGGCTGGGGTGGAGAGTTACCGCTCCCGTGCTGGCCCTCTGCACAGGCTGCCTGATTACACCACACCTCGGGGACTCATCCCTCCTGCTGTTCTGCCCAAAGTCAGCAGCCTCTGTTCAGATAATCGAATGGATGACTCACAGATAATTCTTCTGAAATCAGTGGCAAAAGCATGTTTCTTGAAAGGAAGTGGCGAGGGATCCATTTCGAGTACACTATAAAGGCCCGCACTGTATTAACATCCCAGAACCCCAGACCACATACACGTGGACCAATACAGGAGTTTCCAAAACAGTCCTAATGGAACCCGGGCCCCTCAGCATGGCTTGGCCTAAGAAGGATAGCACAAGGCTCTGGGCTTCTGCTGGCACATGCCGTGCCCACGGAGGCGAGGGTCTGTGTGCATCGAGTGAGGGAGAAAAGCCTTGGGTGACACCATTTAGGTcgttttcctcctccttttggaCAGCTCCAAAGGAGGCAGCCTGGCAGGTGCTGGGCGCCATGCTGACCCCGGGCAGGGTTTTCCTTGGTTGATAAAGGGAGCCTGGGGTCCACTCTGGAGCACTTCTGAGATGGGATGGGTTTTCTAAGGACTGCATCTCTGGCTCCTGGTCTTCCCAGGCGTCATGGACCAGACTGGGCAGTGGCACAACCAGAGACCTAGCTTTGTTTGTAGTCTGCTCCCAAGTCCCCCAAAGTGGGCCGTGGCACCGCACAGCAGAAGGCAGAGTACGGGGCAGAGCATATTTCCAGGAGGACCCACAGCACACGTGGGTGGCACACATGTCTGCTGGAGAGTCAGGCAATGTATCTTCCTGGGATGGCTTCTCCCCCAGGCCCCAAACTGACTGGCCTCTTGACCCTTCCCTAGTATGCCGAGGACACTTTAAAGTTCTCTGGGGGATCTCCAGGCTCTCCAGATGTCACCAGCTCCTGGAGCAACGCCAGCACCAGAGGAAGGGGAACCTGGCCGGGGACACTGCTTGGGCTCAGGCCCTGGGCTTCCGACATGACCATGTGCCTCACAACGATCATAAAAAGTGCTTCCTTGCCGCAAACTACTTCTGCATAGACCCCAAACGTGGGACCATCCAGACATCCAGAACTTAGGGGGACGGTGTCTGAGTCATAAATCTGAGATACAGCTGGAAGGAAATGGTCAGTGGTTTGCGCATAAACCAGGAGGAATCAAGGACCAAGGGAGAGTGTGGGAAGCGTGTGATGGACAGGATGTCAGTCAATGTCATTCATCACGTATTTCATGTTAACCATTCCTCCCGTTCCTGCTGCACACAGAGCCTTCCGTGGAGTCCATGTCTATGGTCCTCgctgggtgggggtggtgatTTGGACCTGCAAACCAGGACAAGGCTGACACCATCAAACTGCCCACACAGCCAACagccttttattttcaaatccacACTACTGAGCATCTGTAAGACAGTGTTGCATATACTTGCTTAATGAGCCCTCTCACCTTCCATGCCCCAACCCCCTTATCGTAAGTCACTCCTGTATCCCTAGCTCCTGTGGCCTGTGCAGTATGTAGCTGGGCCGTGACAAGCGTTTATCAGATGAATTAGGGAAGAATGCAGACAGCGTGATCTTTGAGGATCTCACCTTGCCTGCATCTCCAGCTCCTCCCCGACCTCCACACTGTGCTTGGTCACGCAATGAAGTCCTGCAGGTGCACTCGGGGGCCTCTCGACTTCCTTCTGCCCTCCGCCAGGCTCTCTTCACTCTTACCCTTCTTCTTCTCACTCAAAAATATGCAAGTTAGGTTTTATCTCTAGCTCTCCAGAGAAACTCCTTTCTTCCAGCACCAGGCATAAGGAAGCGTGAAGCTTCTCTGTAGTCTTGAGCCAAGAAGAAGTCTCGTCCACTGCTCTGTCCGTGCCCTCTTCATCCTGTTCTCCCTCACTTTCTTGCAAGATTCAAGAAAGAAATCCTTTGAGGAATTGATTGAGGGTTGAGGGATTCAAAACCTGGTCACCACCACTGGTCAGTGAAGAGTTACTCGGGTCTCCACTGGCAAGGGTTCTCCATCATATACTTGTGGAGTTGGTCCTCTGTACAAAATCATCAgtcttcattttattctttacat
Coding sequences within it:
- the VWC2 gene encoding brorin, which codes for MAVGALSGSLLLTCCLMVALCSPSIPLEKLARAPERPGQEKREHASRDGPGRVSELGRPARDEGGGGRDWKGKGGRGLAGREAWSRQKQAWAAQGGGAGAGDLQGRPRGDTPHEEPPAAAAAAQDAAGPDPEPTPELPEEYAYPDYRGKGCVDESGFVYAIGEKFAPGPSACPCLCTEEGPLCAQPECPRLHPRCIHVDTSQCCPQCKERKNYCEFRGKTYQTLEEFVVSPCERCRCEASGEVLCAVSACPQTECVDPVYEPDQCCPICKNGPNCFAETAVIPAGREVKTDECTVCHCTYEEGTWRIERQAMCTRHECRQM